ggatttggattttaatAGGCCGTAAAAAGAACAAGTAGTAGGAGCGTAGAGGATCGAAAGGTGAGGATCTTACGGTGCAAGCCAATGCCATCATCATTCGGAGTAGGAGGCACAGCACAGTGATCGAGATAAGAGTGCCACGTGGAAGGTGGGACCCAGAAAGTGAGTGGGAGGGGTGGGGGACTGTAGTCCGCGTTTCACGGCACAAGGAGACGAGTCTGATGGAGACGGGACCTGCTGCTACTGCTCAGAAGCGCCTTGCAGATATGTCAGTGATACGTTAcgtccccttttttttctcttggacGTGGTGGTGGGTCCCATCTCAGTCTCTCTTTAATTCTGGGTTAACCGTACCGATGAAACGCTCTCTTCGACATCACACAGACCACTACTTCTCTTCTCTACGTTCTCTCATATCATATTCCTCTACGCCCTTTTCACCGATTACCTTATTTACTCTACTTGTCCTCTTCATTTTAAtgcctttttgttttcttcttgcTGCGGTATTAAATTTCTAGGTACATTTAGAttagcttattttgttaaaattaaaaaaaaattatatattaaggTAAATAGTAAAGTaagtttacaaaattaattatgttaaatgGACACTTAGTTAATATAGTGAAATGATGCTTTTACTCTAAGTGTGTTTGATAGGAtggattttagggaggatgaaaaaataaaaaaaaattaaggagaattttttttttctgagagtGTTTGGttaaaagagggagagaagaaaataatgataGGGTCCATATGTTTTCTCTCTGAgtccaccaaaaaattttctttctaaaataggaagaaaattgaGCGGAAGGAGTTTAATAGATATATGACAAAAATGCCTATTTACATTTGCCCATAAGCTTAGTCCaatacattgttttttttttattggacaaaatttaggtatagTATTTAAGGTATTGTTCTTTAGGTTCTTCTCTTAAAATTCAGCCACatgctacttaactaaaaaatacatttttatctcatgaaaaaaaatttacatgacaaaattttaaaagaaaaatataaaaaataacacctAAATACTGTATTTAAGTCTTactcctttttattttgaatttggatattgacttcttccttcttttcttttttcattttttttggacgttgccattttttcttttcttttcttttcttttttggggcaGGCTTTGTCCGAcgttgctcttcttcttttttctttgctctctttttttttttttttagatgtgatttttattttttaataaatttgggtgattgcatttttttttattattcatttttttcaattggacattattttttaacaaaagtatatgagtaaatttacacaaactcactttttccatCCCTCTATTTTTCCActtcaactaaacaaaaataagggaaattaaaattttttctatcatcCTACTTTTCTACCTTCTCATCATTTTCTATCTTCCTGCATTTTCACCCCTCCAACTAAACTGACCCTAATATTTATGGTGGATCTCATCATGAATCTAATAAACAAACCCTTTCATGAATGTGAAAGAAATAAGCATTATTATTCGTATTCTTACCTAAAAATTACTCCTTCAATTCAACTTCTTTTACATAATTCTTTGTAGCTAAAACATTTAAGGTATACTTCCATCTCAAATCGCTATGTAAACTACTTTTATTATATTGATCACAAtaagatatataaaaaattatggagAAAAAATGGTGAAATAATTATGtctctattctttttgttttgttcattcTTATGGTATTTTAGATATTCGTTGATTATGatatgtaaggacgcgatttgtaacgaaccgtaacagtgttgggttcgcacgtaaaaaggcccaaacaatatcacttatagagcgtgggtttgaaaggctaggccttggtcacaagacagtggtttttcgtggtgtCCTTACATGGTTAAATGATGTTCGCCccaggagtctttctcctggaggcgggctgggaggctctggtttttggccatttttcccaacctctcCTCGTGAGGCATTAatctttacattatatagcccttcttggttgatctttgtcctccacttgttggtcaggcaggtgcctacttctgTATCCGTCCCATCAGTTGTCCTtccttactttctgttagttgcgatgatcgaagtcgtCCTGGGAATCCATGCCCCATAGTAGAAGGAAATCCAGGTGGGGTACTGGGAATGGAAGGGTGCTAACCCTTTGCGCCATTCTAATCTGATGTGGTTCagtaactaaccatgcatatgtgtttttcttttgcaGATCCACACGCTTATCAacggcattttcatttagttaaccgggtggacttggagaccgttctacaagcggcagttttcgtaaatgacggagatggtcaagtccgagctGCTCACAAAATATTAGGGTACGCTCCCGTTCAGAAGTCATTCGCCGACGCTAGGCACGTGATCAGCAAGAGCCGCCCCCATCTTCCAAAAATTACTGTGGTTGAGATAGGATTCATAATCTCCGAAGCACCATCTGTCCCAAGGAGCATCCCATTGGTGGGCCCCTCTTCGTCTCATCAAATAACGGAGGACAAAGGCGAGTCAGATCAGCCCGAGGAAGGGTTTGGGGTGTTTGACCTAGCCACCCAATCCGAGAATCCTCCTAGTGatataggtgacccagccttatccgaggcggaattgtcatCAGTAGGCACCTtttctcaagccgagatgggactcAAGAGAATGCCCTCGACCCCCCTACTCGAACTCCTCGAGGGTCAACCTGGGAAGGATACGCCAGGAATGCCACAACCCAATACTCCTTCCCCACCGCCCCAGCCCCAGATTATCCAGACTAGGTcatcttcctccaagtcacagCCACAACCCCCTCGCCCCAAACTCCCTTCTTCACCCCCACcagctctgcctcctcggccgGAGAGTACTGATtcaaagaggaagaggagtCCTAAGGGTAAGGAAACCGTGGATGGGGGAAAGtcccaaccttctaaggagaGGGATGAAGCCCCGCGCACGAAACAACTAAAGATTGGGCACCAGAGCAAAGGTAAGGAGACCGAGGTCCAACCTTcccaaggcaagggaaaggggattgAGGCCCAATCCTCGCCAAGCGCTTGGCTTCCCGCCCCAATGCCCCACGGGGGCCCACTGCTGGAAACCGCGTCCATGAGGGACCTTAGAGATGGCGAGGGTGGCTTCGTGGCAGACGCACTAGGGAGAACCCTGCTACTTCCCACTGATATAGATgagttgaagaaaatgaggatgcaggaggtcttcCTTAGTACAAAGAGGTACCTGGGCATGGTAAggtttcttgaaacctaaaactttattaacttTCACTCCTGGTTTGTTACTCACGATGTATTTATCTCCATTGACAATCTCTCCAagcaacctataggatggaggaagaggtgaacCTTAAGAGTGCGGCGGCCGAGAATGAACGCTCCAAGCGCTTACTGGCCGCACGGACTCTCCAAGCTTCTGAGGAGGACCTTGTCAAGACTAAGACTGCCCTAACAGACGCTATCCGAGAaagggataacgtctcggcgggctTGGCTAGCGctcaaaaacaggccgaggatCAAACAAAACGCCTGCTAAAAGCTAAGGATCAGTTGCGAGTAGCCAGGGAGCTGATCGATGATCTAAACAGAAGACTGGCCAAGGCAGAGCATGATAAAGGTGTAGCAGAgtatgcccgtgatgaagccaCAAGGGCCAAGCAAGAGGCCGAGTTTGCCCGAAACGAGGTTGAGGCTGCCAAGGAAACGGCCGAGGATGATGGTTATAATGCGGGGgtagctgaaacccaagccatccTTAAAGCCCAGATTCCTGGAATATGCAGGCTTTACTGCTCCTAGGTTTGGGAAGAGACCTTGAGGCGAGCTGGGGTGAATACTTCATCCGATTTGTGGAAAGCggagaacatattctaccctacGGCCATTCGGGAAGCCACCTCCACCAGCTCCGCAGCTGTGAGTGACCAATCCGAGAAAGAGGTCACTCAGTCGGAAGCCGTACAGGTCGGCGCCTCTCCTGACGAGCAGCTTAAAGAGGGAGAGTTTCAGGATGTGATTGAAGCATCTCAGCGTACGGATCCCGAGGTACCCAAAGAGGTTGctgagcccgtggttggcaCTCAGATGCCTAATGTCGAAGAGCCCGCCATACCGGCCCAGCCCCTATAGGCAATTCCCTTTGTTGTGGTCCCACAGGGCACCGACGCCGTTCCTgctcagccttccccagaaggaaCTGCCCTCAAAGGCACTGAAGCCAATCCCGTTCCTCCTTCCCAGGACGTGGCcgatgaaaaattaaagaagtagAAACCCCGGTCAGGCTTCGTACTTGTTTTTAGTTTAACGTttaacttgtttctttgttatttttgaaaactttgtaatttGCTAGTAGATTGAACTTGTTGAACAcgtatatgaaattcttttcttcctttttccttttggttacttGTGAGTTGCCCTTGCCAATGCTTACTATTGTTTATGAGTCTTGAACAAATTATCTTAATACGTATGAATAATTGGGCATGCGATATACTTAGAATCATGTTTTAGAACGTTGGCTTACCTGTACTTGTAGAGCCTTGAACTCATGTCTGACCATCATTCAATGGAGATATAGGCATCATCCGAGATGTCCCGTGTAGTGTAAGGTCCTGCTTGGTACCCAGGtttctttaaagtagttggattcccataggtttgagtctgaggaccatgcaataccttggttctgtccaaaacttgatagtctgtccaaaactcagtttttgataagtagttgagAGAATTAACCCCTCGACTATGGCATGAGATCTTGGTTTTAGGGGAGTTAGACCCTCGGctaagcccctagaaccatctgtGGGGCTGACGTtacgaagcgcagcccctagcAAAGAAACATAGCTCCTAGTGAAACTTTACACTAAAATACTACAACCGGCtattagaaatgacaagggaactgtctcgacctaccgcctaggccaacacacaagccttccccacagacggagccaattgtaaggacgcgatttgtaacgaatcgtaacagtgttgggttcgcatgtaaaaatgcccaaacaatatcacttatagagcgtgggtttgaaaggctaggccttggtcacaagaCATTGGTTTTTCGTGGTGTCCATACATGGTTAAATGGTGTTCGCCCcaagagtctttctcctggaggtgggctgggaggctctggtttttggccatttttcccagtcTCTCCTCGTGGGGCATTAatctttacattatatagcccttcttggttgatctttgccctccacttgttggtcaggcaagTGCCTACTtctgtacccgtcccatcagttGTCCCtccttactttctgttagttgcgatgatcgaagtcgtCCTGcccaggcgtcttttctcattaacatggtcagGCCGCAGGCTGGGGCATTTAATACGGAGGGGACGTGTTTACCTTGAACCAATTTTGCACCGTACCTCCACGTAGGACCCACTctactcacatccccttcaatggggctgtttggggatagccttTATCGAGATGTTGCTCTTCCCCTTGGAatcctggagtgccgaggagAGGGTCATTCTCAGTCGTCTCCCCTGACTCCTCGGCCTTtcatcattcgtcctcggcacacaccctcctcggcatgggcccCGAGCCCTAATAGaacgtgggccggatcataagttccccGGCCCCACATGATATTATTCCATTACATATCAGTTActgcataataaaaattatgttattacatcaaaaaaaattattaaaaaaaaaaacgaaacaaaacaaaacaaaaattcttgaGGAAAACAATTTCATACCTGCCAAGATGACAAGTTGTTAGTAAGGTATTTAACAAAGTGATGTCATTGGAAGGCTAGTATAAGAATTAGTAAGCTTGCTAACTAAACtgtttgtgaaaaatattgtaattgtaGCATcactttataaaataaaataaaaattaagaatttacaAAGATCTtccattttgaattttatttaaatcattcacatgtattcttttgAAGTGGATACTTGAATGACAAGTATGGCTCATAATCCGGGTtggcccaacataatttggggcctaaggcaaaACATTTATGCGGGGctttttatatgtaaacatcaattaaataaaattatttaatactaattaaaacTAGTTTAATccattaaatttataaattgatgaataatactaactaaactaaatttaatttcatataaatgattgaatatcatagttgaagcataaattttaacaaaaagaaatttactttaatttgaatatatGACAAAGCTAACAttgtaatctaaattttaattttatatcttgTTTTTAAGAGAGAtggatagatattatttggtgtgtaACTTTGTAGgagattag
The DNA window shown above is from Quercus lobata isolate SW786 chromosome 7, ValleyOak3.0 Primary Assembly, whole genome shotgun sequence and carries:
- the LOC115952165 gene encoding bromodomain-containing protein 4-like; the encoded protein is MGLKRMPSTPLLELLEGQPGKDTPGMPQPNTPSPPPQPQIIQTRSSSSKSQPQPPRPKLPSSPPPALPPRPESTDSKRKRSPKGKETVDGGKSQPSKERDEAPRTKQLKIGHQSKGKETEVQPSQGKGKGIEAQSSPSAWLPAPMPHGGPLLETASMRDLRDGEGGFVADALGRTLLLPTDIDELKKMRMQEVFLSTKRMEEEVNLKSAAAENERSKRLLAARTLQASEEDLVKTKTALTDAIRERDNVSAGLASAQKQAEDQTKRLLKAKDQLRVARELIDDLNRRLAKAEHDKGVAEYARDEATRAKQEAEFARNEVEAAKETAEDDGYNAGVWEETLRRAGVNTSSDLWKAENIFYPTAIREATSTSSAAVSDQSEKEVTQSEAVQVGASPDEQLKEGEFQDVIEASQRTDPEGTDAVPAQPSPEGTALKGTEANPVPPSQDVADEKLKK